A segment of the Thermoplasmatales archaeon genome:
ATTCCAGAATATTTCTCAAGAAATGCGATTTATATACATATGGTTTTGATGCATCAATTCACCATGCTATTCCAGATATAGTAATAAAGCCAAAAAGTGCGGAGGAAGTAGAAAAAATAGTAAAAATCGCAAATGAGCACCGCATTCCAGTTGTTGCAAGAGGAGCGGGCACCGCGCTCTGCGGGCAGGCGGTGCCGACGCATGGGGGAATTTTGCTTGATATGACAGGAATGAATAAAATAAAGGAGATAAATGTGAATGATTTGTATTGTGTTGTTGAGCCAGGTGTGGTTTATGCGAGCTTGAATGAAGAGCTTGCTAAATATGGCTTCTTCTTTCCTCCCACGCCAGGAAGTGGGGATGTATGCACAATTGGGGGTATGATCGCAGTAAATGCATCTGGGGCAAGGGCTATAAAGTATGGAGCAACTCGTGACTATGTTCTTGGCCTGGAGGTTGTTTTTCCTTATGGAAGAAAAAGGCTCGGTGGATTTACATTGAAAAATTCATCCGGCTATCAAATTGAAAGGCTGATTGTTGGAAGCGAAGGAACACTCGGAATTATAACTGAAGCAATAATTAAACTTGCTCCATTGCCTGAGAAAAAAGCTCTTGCAATACTTCCATTCAATGATTTAATGGAAGCGGGAAAATGTGTATCTAAAATAATAAGCAGTGGAATTCTCCCCTCAAGCCTTGAAATAATGGATAATATATGCATAAAAGCGGTTAATAAAGCAATGAATATTGGCCTTCCAGATACGGAGGCAATTCTTTTCATTGAGTTAGATGGAAAAGAGAACGAGGTTAAAGAAGAAATAGAAAAAATTAAAAAAATGTTCAAAGGAATAGAATTCACCGATGATGAAAAGGAAATGCAAAGGCTATGGAAGGGAAGAAAAGGAATATTACCATCCCTTTCAAGATATGGAGATGATATGGTTTCGGTGAGCTTGGCGGATGACATGTGCGTCCCTATTTCAAAAATACCAGACGCAATAAAAGAATTTCAAGAAATTGCAAAAAAATATGGAATAATAGTTGGTACATACGGGCATGCGGGTGATGGAAATCTTCATACAAAAGTTTTGCTAAATCCAAGGGATGAGAATAGCTGGAAAAATGCGGAAAAAGCGGTGGATGAAATATATAAGGCGGTAAAGAAGCTTCGCGGACTTGCGAGCGGGGAGCATGGAATTGGAATAACAAAGGCGCCATGGATGGATGAGGACGGGGAGACAATGGAAAGAATCAAAAAGGCTATTGATCCAAATAATATAATGAATCCTGGAAAAATGATGCAGTGGAAAAAAAGTATAATCTCACATCTCAGATATAAATAAATATCTTTTATTTATTCCTATCATGGAAATTTATAATGAAATACTTTCATGCACCGCCTGCGGATTCTGTAAAAAGCCATACTATTCTTACAATTTCAGTGAAAAGGAGAGTGATTATCCAAAAGGAAAAATAATGATTGCCTATGGATTGCTAAGTGGAGAAATAGAGGAAGATATGGATGTGGTCAGGATATTGCAGGATTGCTGTCTTTGCAGGAGATGCGAAGAAGATTGCCCTTCAAATATAAAAATAGCGGAAATAATAAAGGGGGCTAGATATAAATTAAAGAATTTGTTGCCCGAGCATAAAAAAATTTATGAAAATTTTCAGAAATATGATAATATATTTGGTGATGAAAATTTTTCATATGGAGAAGGAAAAAATGCATTTTTCATGGGATGTGTTGTTAAAAAAGAAATGAAAGATGTTATAATTTCTCTATTTGATAAAATAGGTGCGGATATTAAAATAATAAGCCAGTGCTGTGGCGGGCCATTGAGAAAAATTGGAATAGATTTTGAAAAGAAAAAGCTAGATTTTGAAAAAATTTTATTTTCCTGCCCGAATGGAATGATTGAATTCATGGATTATAGTCCTATTCACATAAGCCAGTTCTTTTTGAAAAGCGAATTTAAGAAAGATGGAAAAAATTATATATATCATGACTCAGAAATTCTGGGAAGATATATTAAAATTTATGAAGAACCTAGAGAAATAATAAAAAAGATTGGAAATCTTGTTGAATTCAAAGAAAATAGAAAAATGGCAAGATGGTGTGGAGGAGAGATTGAATATAAAAGCGCTTTTCAGGAGAAAGCGGATGAGCTTGCAAGATATATTGCAAAGGAGGCAAAAGAGAAAAATGCAACAATTGTAACTTCTTCACCCCATTGCTATAGTCATCTTAAAGAATATGGTGCAATAGATTTAGCCCAGTTAATTGAAGAAAAATTGAAAAACTTTTAAATAGTGAAGTATTTTCTATCGTGATCAAAATGTTCGGAAAAACAAAAAAGGGATATATAGATCTTGAAGAAGCAGGCGTTGAAAAAAGAGAAGAGGCAAAAATGTTTGTAAGAGTAGCGGAAGTACACAAATATGAAGATTTAAAGGAATTGATAAAACATGTTTATGAAGGAAATATGCTTCTCATGGATATATCTCCAATTTCTGCGGATAGCATAGAAGTGGAGAGGATAATAAATGAAATGAAGAAAGTAGCAAGTGATATAAATGGCGACATTGTTGGCATTGATAGAAACAGATTTATAGTAACTCCATCTGGAGTAAAAGTTGATAGAAGAAAAATAAAAACATATTAAATCAAAAATCTTTCAAGCTCTAAATAATCAAGCCATTCTTCCTTGCAATCGCAACTTGGCTCTTCCATTTTTTGATTTAATGAAAAATTTCTTATTTCTCTTAAAAAAGAGGTGTCACATTTCCCGCAGTTGTGCGCCCCCCTTGGTGTGCCTCCCGCAACCACATCGCATCTTATAATTCCATCATAAATTTCCTTGCTTTCATTTATTATTTTTGAAACACTCCATAGCCATGGAGGGCGATAAATACCTTTTTTCCATAATATTTCAACAAGGGTTTTGCTGTGGATTGCAACTGGATTGAAAGAAATTATATCCGCAATATCCTTTATCTTTTCTACACTATAAATTGCATCTTTTATTGCATCGCTCTCTGAAAGAAAAGGTGGCTTAATTAAGATATAAACCCTTAAACTTTTTCCATATTCCTTGACTTTTTCAGCAGAGCATCGCCATTCTTCAAATTTAAAACCTTTGTTTATTGAATATTCAAGAACTTTATTATTTGCGGATTCAAGTCCCATAGCAACTTCAATATTTTCATTTTTCAAATTTTCAAGAGCATTTATAAACTCTGGTCTGCTCTCAATAACTATCTTGCCCGCTTTTTCAAATTTTTTAATTACATAATTTTGCATTTCATAAGAGAGTTCATTTTCATCTAAAAAACTTCCAGATGTATATATTTTTACAATTTTCTCCTCTCTATATCTGCTCAAAACAAAATTTACTTGCTCAATTATTTCTTCCTCACTTGCATCATAGCTTTCCTTGAAATATCCACACATTGTGCATCCTCCCTGTCTTGCCCATCTACATCCACGAGTATTAAGAATAAATGCAAAGGAATCAACAATTTCACCTTTCAAAATTTCCTTTTCATTCCATATCCTTGGCTTCTCCTTTCTTTCTTCATATATCTTCAAATTTTTTACAAATTCATTCAGCTTTTCCATTGATAATAATGCATTCCATATTTAAATTGATGCTCAAACTTAAATAACATTTCTCCTTTACTTTCGTGAATAATGCAGGAAATTATCAAACCAAGCCCTTCTCAAAATACAGAAAAAATATCCAACTAATAGCGGGCGAGGGGTGGCGAAAGCACAGCCTGCATTTCCTGATTGAGGCAAATGTTACAAAATCTCTCGAAATAATAAAAAATTATAAAAAGGAAGGGAAGGATGTTTCTTTTACTGGATGGATAATAAAATGTCTTTCTCAAGCCATAGTGGAGCATAAGGAATTAAATTCATATAGACAGGGAAGGAATAAAATTGTAATTTTTGATGATGTTGATGTTGCAATACCTGTTGAAAAAAAGATTAATGATGATTACATTCCAATGGCATATATAATAAGGAGGGCAAATGAAAAAAGTATATGGGATATAACTGAAGAAATAAGAAATGCGCAGAAAAGAGGGGGAAAGGAACAGGTTCTTATGAAATTAAGCTTTGTTGAGAAATTTGTGTTGAAATCTCCTTATTTTATAAAAAAATTTATTTTATTTTTGCTCAGGAAAAGAGGGATTATAAAGAAGAAGCATATGGGAACTGTAGGAGTTACATCCGTTGGAATGTTCGGCAACTTCTCTGGATGGATAATTCCTTTAGGAGGGACTACTTCAATTCTTCTTGTTGTAAATGGAATCTCAAAAAAACCAGTTGTAAGAAATGATAAAATTGAAACAGCAGAAATACTGCATCTCACATTAACTTTTGACCATGATTTAGCGGATGGAGGAAAAATATCAAGATTTATAAGTAGATTTGTTGAATTGGTTGAAAATGGATTTAGCCTGAGCTAAAAATTTAAGTATTCTTAAGCAATATACTTATATGAGACACCTAAAATTATTTACTCCTGGCCCAACTGAAGTGAGAGAGGAAATTTTGCAGGAAATGGCGGTTCCCCAAATATATCATCGCTCTCAGGAATTCAGCAAGCTATATGAAGAAATAACAACAAAATTACAGAAAGTTTTATTCACAGAAAAGCCAGTGCTCATCTTCCCCTCCTCATCAACCGGCGCCATGGAGGCGGCGGTCTGCAATGGGGTTGCTAAAAAATGCCTCAACCTGAT
Coding sequences within it:
- a CDS encoding (Fe-S)-binding protein is translated as MEIYNEILSCTACGFCKKPYYSYNFSEKESDYPKGKIMIAYGLLSGEIEEDMDVVRILQDCCLCRRCEEDCPSNIKIAEIIKGARYKLKNLLPEHKKIYENFQKYDNIFGDENFSYGEGKNAFFMGCVVKKEMKDVIISLFDKIGADIKIISQCCGGPLRKIGIDFEKKKLDFEKILFSCPNGMIEFMDYSPIHISQFFLKSEFKKDGKNYIYHDSEILGRYIKIYEEPREIIKKIGNLVEFKENRKMARWCGGEIEYKSAFQEKADELARYIAKEAKEKNATIVTSSPHCYSHLKEYGAIDLAQLIEEKLKNF
- a CDS encoding FAD-binding protein, translated to MEWIEKILKEIDNSRIFLKKCDLYTYGFDASIHHAIPDIVIKPKSAEEVEKIVKIANEHRIPVVARGAGTALCGQAVPTHGGILLDMTGMNKIKEINVNDLYCVVEPGVVYASLNEELAKYGFFFPPTPGSGDVCTIGGMIAVNASGARAIKYGATRDYVLGLEVVFPYGRKRLGGFTLKNSSGYQIERLIVGSEGTLGIITEAIIKLAPLPEKKALAILPFNDLMEAGKCVSKIISSGILPSSLEIMDNICIKAVNKAMNIGLPDTEAILFIELDGKENEVKEEIEKIKKMFKGIEFTDDEKEMQRLWKGRKGILPSLSRYGDDMVSVSLADDMCVPISKIPDAIKEFQEIAKKYGIIVGTYGHAGDGNLHTKVLLNPRDENSWKNAEKAVDEIYKAVKKLRGLASGEHGIGITKAPWMDEDGETMERIKKAIDPNNIMNPGKMMQWKKSIISHLRYK
- the sepF gene encoding cell division protein SepF, producing the protein MFGKTKKGYIDLEEAGVEKREEAKMFVRVAEVHKYEDLKELIKHVYEGNMLLMDISPISADSIEVERIINEMKKVASDINGDIVGIDRNRFIVTPSGVKVDRRKIKTY
- a CDS encoding archaeosine biosynthesis radical SAM protein RaSEA; this translates as MEKLNEFVKNLKIYEERKEKPRIWNEKEILKGEIVDSFAFILNTRGCRWARQGGCTMCGYFKESYDASEEEIIEQVNFVLSRYREEKIVKIYTSGSFLDENELSYEMQNYVIKKFEKAGKIVIESRPEFINALENLKNENIEVAMGLESANNKVLEYSINKGFKFEEWRCSAEKVKEYGKSLRVYILIKPPFLSESDAIKDAIYSVEKIKDIADIISFNPVAIHSKTLVEILWKKGIYRPPWLWSVSKIINESKEIYDGIIRCDVVAGGTPRGAHNCGKCDTSFLREIRNFSLNQKMEEPSCDCKEEWLDYLELERFLI
- a CDS encoding 2-oxo acid dehydrogenase subunit E2, producing MNNAGNYQTKPFSKYRKNIQLIAGEGWRKHSLHFLIEANVTKSLEIIKNYKKEGKDVSFTGWIIKCLSQAIVEHKELNSYRQGRNKIVIFDDVDVAIPVEKKINDDYIPMAYIIRRANEKSIWDITEEIRNAQKRGGKEQVLMKLSFVEKFVLKSPYFIKKFILFLLRKRGIIKKKHMGTVGVTSVGMFGNFSGWIIPLGGTTSILLVVNGISKKPVVRNDKIETAEILHLTLTFDHDLADGGKISRFISRFVELVENGFSLS